The genomic DNA GCCGGGTTGACCAGCCACATGATCTCGGTGCTGACCACGGCGATGGTCCCGGTCAGGCAGACGAAGAACAGGAACGCCCAGATGGGCATCGCCAACCAGGAGTGCCACAGGAACCACAGCCGCGTGCGCGACTTGCCGACGCTCATCTCGTCCTCTCAGATGGAACCACCAATCCTCCTGTTCAGACGAACGGGGGCGCCCTCCGCCTCATGCTCAAATGCGAAGAATTCTCATTTTCGTTTGGAAGCGCCCGGCCGGGCATCGTCACCCCATGCATCCCCCATCACGCATGGGAAACGGACCCGCTCCGATTTCCTGGCCGCTCCTCGGATCGGGGCGGCGCCTCCATGCGCCGAAGCAACCTGAGAATGGCTCCGCCTCACCCACCACCTTTGATTGAACAGGCCATGAGCCCGAAACCGATGCCCGATGCATCGTGAAACCCCATTGACACTGCCAAATCAATCAAGCATTTTGAACGCCATTCAAAATTAGGTCTGGCGACAAAGCCAAACCATGAACAGGGGCATCGGCGATGGGGTACGAATGGCAGTTTGCCATAATACTTGAGTATTGGCCGATTTTCGCACGCGGGGCCATTACGACCCTCCAGATAACGTTACTGTCTTCCGCTATCGGCTTGCTGATCGGACTCTTGGTCGGCGTGAGCCGCGAATCATCCGGTATCTTTGTAAGATCCGTCACATCCGTCTATGTTGAAATGATTCGCGCCACTCCGGCGCTCGTGCAGATTGTCTGGCTCTACTACTGCTTTCCGATCATCTTCGGTTACCAACTCAGCGCGATGACCTCGATCATCATCGCCCTCGGCATCCATTCCGGAGCCTACGTGTCGGAGATCGTGCGGGCCGGCATCAACGCGGTGGACACCGGCCAGTTTCTCGCCGCCAAGTCCATCGGCATGAACCACTTCACGGCGCTCCGCCGCATCATCCTGCCCCAGGCCGGACAGAAGATGATCCCGCCGCTGATCAACGAATTCGCCAACCTGATGAAGCTGACGACGCTCGGCTCGATGATCGCGGTCTATGAGCTTCTTCAGGAATCGAACAACCTCATCGCCACGACCTACCGCCCGCTTGAGGTCTACACGTTCCTGGCGATCTTCTTCTTCATCATCACCTACCCCTGGATCTGGCTGTCGCAGCGCCTGGAACGGCGCCTGAAGATGCGGGCCTGACCGATCCTCGCACGATCCTCCGGTGGAGTTTCCCCAATGCTGCGCATCACCAACCTCGGGAAGAGCTACGGCAGCGCGCGCGTCCTGAGCGGCATCGATCTCGACGTGCAGCCCCACGACGTCGTGGCGATCATCGGACCCAGCGGCTCCGGCAAGAGCACGCTTTTGAAATGCATCAACTTTCTGGAACGCTACGACGAGGGCGAGGTCCGCTTCGGCGATGAGCTGGTCGGCTATGTCGAGGCCAACGGCCAGCGGCGGCTGGCCACCGAGCGCCAGACCAACCGGCTGCGCGCCGAAATGGGCATGGTCTTCCAGAACTTCAACCTGTTCCCCCACATGACGACGCTCCAGAACGTCATCGAGGGGCCGATCCAGGTGAAGGGCGTCGCGCGCGACGAGGCGGTCCGCCACGCCGAGCAGCTTCTCGCCAAGGTCGGGCTGGCCGACAAGCGCGACGTCCGTCCGACCAAGCTGTCGGGCGGGCAGCAGCAGCGCGCCGCGATCGCCCGCGCCCTGGCGATGCGCCCGCGCCTGATGCTGTTCGACGAGCCGACCTCGGCGCTCGACCCCGAACTGGTCGGCGAGGTGCTGACCACCATGCGCGAACTCGCCGCCGAAGGCATGACCATGGTGATCGTCACCCACGAAATGAGCTTCGCGCGCGACGTCGCGAGCCGGGTCGTCTTCATGGAAGGCGGCCGAATCGTCGAAGAGGGACCACCAGGCAAGATTTTCACCAACCCGGACAACGCGAGGACCCGCGCGTTCCTTGCCCGCGTCCTGCATTGAAGAGGCTGAACATGTCCGCATTCCGCACGCTGATCTCGTCGCTGGTGGTTGGCGCCCTGGTGACCTTCGGCGCCGTCAAGGCCCAGGCCGCCGGCGAGGTCGAGAAGATCGTCCGGCAGGGCGAGCTGAAGATCGGCTACATCCCCTCCCCGCCCGGAACCGCCAAGGACCCCAAGACGGGCGAACTGACCGGCTTCTACGTGGACGCAGCGCGCGCCATCGCCGAGCAGATGGGCGTCCGCCCGGTCTTCATCGAGACGACCTGGGCGAACTTCGTCGCCGGGCTGCAGGCCGGCCAGTTCGACATGTCCATCGGCGCGACCTTCGCCACCGTGAAGCGCGCCACCGTGGTCGATTTCACCAAGCCGATCTTCTATCTCGGCAGCGTCGCCGTGGTGAAGAACGACGAGGCGCGCTTCGCCTCGCTGGCCGACATGAACAAGGCGGACGTCCGCATCGCCGTGGTCCAGGGCACCGCCGCCGAGGACTTCGTGCGCCGCACCATCCCCAACGCCAAGCTGACCTCGCTGGCCGGCGGCAACCTGACCGCGGGCTTCATGGAGGTGGCGGCCGGCCGCGCCGACGCCAGCTTCGAGGATCTGTTCACCGCTACCCGCTTCACCGAACAGCAGCCGGGCGTGAAGATGCTGTTCAACGACCGGCCGGTGAATTTCCTGCCGATCGCCTGGACCGTCCGCAAGGGCAACAGCGAGCTGCAGTCGGTCCTCAACGTCGGGCTCGACAACCTGCTGACCTCCGGCCAGTGGGACGTGATCGCCGCCAAGTACATCTCCGGCGGCCGCTACGTGAACGAGCCCGCCCTGCGCGAATTCCCGAAGCAGGCTCCCTGATCGCCGGCTCCGCCGTCCGACCCGATCCGCAGCGGTCGACCTGAAAAACCCCCGAAGAGGACATCTGCGTCCATGCCGCAATACCCGAGCTGGCAGGATACCCTGGCCGGCAAAACCTGGCGCACGACCCACTTTCCCCGCATCAAGGCGGACATGCCGACCTTCCTCGGCGTTCCCTACGCCATCCGGGACGAGGATCTGGCCGGCGCCGACGCCGTCATCATCGGCGCGCCCTTCGCCGCCGGCTGGGGAACCAAGTACAGCGGCGTCGACAAGGCCGAATGGCTGGCCGCCACCGTCCGCGTCCGCCAGCAGTCGATCCGCTACCGCGGCGGCTACGTGCAGGACTTCGACCTCGACATCTTCGAGCATCTGAAGGTCGTCGATTACGGCGACGTCGACATCCCCCTCGAAGCCAGCTACGAGGGCACGGTCGAGCGCATCCTGGAAGCCCAGGAGGGCGTCGAGCGCAAGGTCAAGGCGGCGCTGGCCGCCGGCGCGGTGCCGATCGTCATCGGCCAGAACTCGCCCTGCGCCTCCTACGCCATCGGCCGGCCGGTGGCCGAGCATGTGAAGGGGCCGGTCGGCATGATCAGCCTCGACACCCATTGGGACTGCTGGCCCTACGACTGGGCCACCATGAACGACTACGTCGCCGGCTCGACCAACTGGAAGGACAAGCTGTTCCGCGACTGCCCCAGCTACGCCATCCGCAATCTGGTCGAGATCGGCGAGCGCGGCATGCTGGAGAATCCGGACATCGTCCGCCACTACCTCCGCAACGGCGCCTGCTTCATGCCGATGTGGAAGATCCGGACGGAGCTGGGCATCCAGGGCGTGATCGACAACCTGCGCCACGCCTACGACGGCACGGCCGGCGTTTACGCCCATTTCGACATGGACGTGCTGGGCGGCGCCGGACCGACCGAGGGCGACGTGCTGGGCGAGCTGGCCGAGCCGATCGGCATGACCGACTACGAGGCGATCCGCATCGCGCACGAGGTCGGCAAGCGCGGCTGCGACGGGCTGTCCTTCCTGTGCATCCCGCCCGGTTCGGCGATCATGTACCGGGTCATCGTCTACGCGGTGACCTATTTCCTGGCGGGCCTCGCCATGCGCAAGGCCGGCCAGACCGGGACCTGACGGACCCGGCGGCGGGGAGCGGACGCCCGCTCCCCGCCCTCTTCTCCACCGTTTCCCTTCCTACGAACTTTGCGAAGCGCCCCGTCCGTCGGCGGCGGAGGCGCGGGGATTTCCGATCGATGCTCAACGTCAATGGCGACGCCGTTCTGGCGACCCTGCGGACCCTGGCGGGATTCGGCGCGGTGGGGTCCGGCGTCTGCCGGCCCGCGCTCTCACCGGCGGACCTGGCGGCCCGCCGCTGGCTGGCCGGCGAAATGGAAAGGATCGGCCTCAAGGCGACCATCGACGCGGTGGGCAACCTGTATGGCGCGGCGCCCGGCGCCGGCCGGTCGGTGCTGATCGGTTCCCATTCCGACAGCGTGCCGACCGGGGGCTGGCTGGACGGCACGCTCGGCCTCGCCTATGGGCTGGAGATCGCCCGCGCCTGGATGGAAGCCCACCCCGGCGCGCCGGTCGGCATCGACCTGATCGACTTCTCCGACGAGGAGGGACGCTTCCTGAGCTGCCTGGGCAGCCGCTCCTTCTGCGGCGACCTCCCCGGTCTGCCGGCCGGTTTCGCCGAGGAGGCGGCCAGCGCCGGTCTGGACACCACCGGTATGGGCACCGCCCCGCCGCTCCGTCTCGACCCGCAACGGCACCGCGCCTTCTTCGAAGCCCACATCGAGCAGGGGCCGCGGCTGGAGGCGGCCGGCCTCCCCATCGGCGTGGTCACCGGCATCTTCGGCATGCGCCGCTACGCCGTGCGGTTCGACGGCCGCGCCGACCATGCGGGCACGACGCCGATCGCGCTGCGCCGCGACGCCGCCCGCCTGCTCTACCGCTTCGCCGACGCCTGCCACCACCGTTTCCGCCAAGCCGGTTCGACGGACAGCGTGTGGAACCTGGGCAAGGTGTCGCTCCAGCCCGGCGCCGTGAACGTCGTCGTCGAGCGGGGGGAGCTTCTGCTCGAGTTCCGCGACCTCGACCCGGTGGCGCTGGACGGCTTGAGCGCCGCGCTGGCGATGCTGGTCGACGAGTTCGACGGCCAGGAGGGTGTGCGGGTTTCGCTGGAGGAGGCCGGGCGTCTGGCGCCGGTGTCGCTGGACCCCACGCTTCGGGGATTGGTTGCCGACGCCGCCGCGGCCCGCGGCGCCCGGTCGATGCCATTGCCGAGCGGCGCGATCCACGACGCGATGGTGCTGGCGCGGAGCGTCCCCACCACGATGCTGTTCGTGCCGAGCATCGGCGGGCGGAGCCACACGCCGGTGGAGGACACGCGGGCGGAAGACATCGTGCTGGGCGCCCATGTGCTCGCACAGGCCGTTTTCGCCTGCGCCGAGAGCCTGTGAACGGACCCTCCCGGCACCCCATCGCTGTGGCGGAGGTTGGTCCGGGACGATAGGATGGCGGCCTTCGAAGACTGCGCGGGTGTGTTTCGGCACGGTTTTCGGGAAAAAGTGCGCGTAGCGTGAAAGTCGGGGATGATGCAGGACGAATTTCTGTCCGAAAATTTTGGCAGACGGCTCCATGAGCTGCGCGTGGCGCGCAAGATGACCCTGTCGAGCCTGGCGAAAAGCTGCGACTGCTCGGTGGCGCTGCTGTCGAAGATCGAGAAGGGCAAGGCCCGGCCATCGCTCAACACGCTGCACAGGATCGCCACGGCGCTCGACACCAACATCGGAAACCTGCTGCCGACCGAGCGGGCCCAGCCGGCGATCATCGTTCGCAACGGAGATCGCCCCATCCTGTCCGACGGCCTGCTGCGCGGGCGGGACGGCGTGCAGCTCGAAGCGCTGTCCGTGCTCGCCCCGGGCAGTTCCTTTCAGGTGAACATCCATCATGTGGCCGTCGGGGGACGTTCCGACGGCTGCATCACCCATCCGGGCGAGGAGTTCGTCTATGTGCTGTCGGGTGAGATCGACCTGATCCTGGGCGACGAGACCACCCGGATGGGCGCGGGCGATGCCGCGTTCTTCGCGTCCGAGATTCCTCACGGCTACGCCAATCCGGGGACCGTTCCAGCCGCGGTCCTGTGGCTCAACTCTCCGCCCACCTTCTAGACACCCTGAGGGGCGGCGCACCCGTTCCCGCTGCGGCCACCGCGGACCGGCATGGAAACGGGGTGCGAACTTTAGACATCGGGGCCCCCGGACACAGGCCGCTGTGCCGCCGGGCTCCCCGGCGGGCGATTGCGCCGGGTCAACAGCACGGTCCGCACGCGCCGCGCGCGTCCTTGTCGGACGTTGAGCGATCCGCACGCCCGTCGACGGGCGACACGCCGTCGTGATTCCAGCCAACCGAGCCGGACGGCGCGGGTCCGCCGATGCGGCGCGTCCACTTTCCGACGTCGGCGCGCCGCTTCGGCTTTGAACAGTGTCCGGCGACCCAGACCCAGCAAAACGCAAGGGTGCCCCTGCCCCGATGCCCGCCTCCGGCGGCTCACCCGTCCGCGACGCGACGGATTAGCTTCGCACGCTAATGACCTTGATAATGCCTGATGCATCAGGCATTGTGCGCGTCACCAACCTTTCGGGGCCGGCACAGAACCGGTCTCCTGAACAATGCGGATCGGAGGAACGCCCCTATGAACGTCGAGAAACTGCCCATCGTCCTGACGGTCGCCGTGGCGGCGCTGTTCGCCGCCGTCCCGTCCACGGCGCAGACCGCGGAGCGCACCATGCGCCTCTCGGCCGCCGTCGCTCAGGACCACCCCTTCGCGGCCGGGGTGTCGGCGCTGACCGCCTGCGCGGCCGACAAGTCCGGCGGCAAGATGAAGATCCAGAGCTTCTGGAACGCCGCGCTGGGCAGCGACATGCAGGCCGTGCAGCTCGTGCGCGGCGGCTCGCTGGACATGGTGGTCGCCTCCACCTCGCCGCTCGCCTCTCTGGTGCCGGCCATGGGCGTCTTCGACCTGCCCTTCCTGTTCGAGAACGAGGCGGAGGCCGACCGCATCCTCGACGGCGCCGTCGGCCAGCAACTGTCCGAAAAGCTCCAGGGCGTCGGGCTGGTCAATCTCGCCTATTGGGAGAACGGGTTCCGCAACCTCACCAACTCCCGCCGGCCCATCCAGAAATGGGAGGATCTGGGCGGCACCAAGATCCGCGTGATGCAGAATCCGGTGTTCATGGACACCTTCTCCACGCTGGGCGCCAACGCCGTCCCGATGGCCTTCAGCGAGCTGTTCACGGCGCTGGAGACCCGCGCGGTCGACGGGCAGGAGAACCCCTACGCCAACATCGAGACCGGCAAGTTCTACGAGGCGCAGAAGTACCTGTCGGTCACCAACCACGCCTACACGCCGGCGGTGATCCTCTACTCCAAGAAGATCTGGGACGGCCTGTCGTCCGCCGAGCGGGACATCCTCCAGTCCTGCGCCGCGGTGGCCCGCACCGAGGAGCGCCGGGTGAACCGCGAGCAGTCGGAGAAGTCGCTGGCCCGCCTGAAGGACCTCGGCATGCAGGTGAACGAGCTGTCCGCCGAGGAGCGCAAGCGCATGCTCCAGAAGGTGGCGCCGGTCTACGAGAAGCACGCCGCGGCCATCGGGGCCGAGACGATGACCCTGCTGCAATCCGAACTCGGCCAGCTCCGCAAGGCCAACCCGTAACGCGCGCCCAGTGACTCACGGGCGGGCCACGAGTCCGCCCGTGGAGCCGTGCGCCCGCCCGACGCCCGATCTCCCCGTGGGAACCCCGATGCTCATCAAAAAGATCGACACCTTCATCCTGAAGACTCCGCTGAACGCGAAGACCTTCTATTCCTCCCAGGCGGCGTTTCCGGAGCGCAACAGCCTGCTGGTCCGCATCACCACCGACGACGGTCTGGTTGGCTGGGGCGAGGGCGGGCAGTACGGCCCGGCGGAACCGCCGGAAAGCTGCATCATCGACGTGCTGGCCCCCCGGCTGATCGGCCGCCGCGCCGACCAGCCGGTGCGGGTCTTCGAGGATCTCTATTCCTTCTGCCGCGACTTCGGCCAGAAGGGCACCTACATCGAGGCGCTGAGCGCCATCGACATCGCGCTGTGGGACCTGTGGGGCAAGTCGCTGAACCGGCCGGTGCACGCGCTGATGGGCGGCGCCTTCCGCGACAAGGTCGCGGCCTACGGCACCGGCTGCTACTACCCGGACTATTTCCGCGACACGCCGCGCATGATGGCGGCGCTGGCCGAGGAGGCGCAGCGCTACCGCGAGGCCGGGCTGCCGGCGATCAAGATCAAGATCGGCCTGCTGCCGATCGTCCAGGACATCGAGCGGGTGGCGCTGGTCCGCGACGTGCTGGGGCCGGACACCCTGATCATGGTCGACGCCAACCACGCCTACAACACGGCGGGCGCCATCCGGATCGGGCGGGCGCTGGAGCGCTTCGACGTCCGCTGGTTCGAGGAGCCGGTGCCGCCGGAGGACCGCCAGGGCTACCGCCGCGTGCGCGATTCCATCGACGTGCCCATCGCGGGCGGCGAGTGCGAATACACCCGCTTCGGCTTCCGCGAGCTGCTGGCCGAGGGCTGCATCGACATCGCCCAGCCGGACCTGTGCTGCGCCGGCGGCTTCACCGAATGGCAGAAGATCCTGGCGCTGACCACCGCCCACGGTGTGATGACCGTCCCGCACATCTGGGGGTCCGGCATCGCGCTCGCCGCGGCGCTCCAGGCGCTGGCGACGGCGCCGCTGGTTCCCTACACGGCGCTCGGCGTGCCGTTGCAGAACGAGCCGATGGTGGAGTTCGACCGCACCCACAACCCGCTGCGCGACGACCTGCTGATCGACAACTTCACGCTGGTGGACGGGTGCCTCGCCGTGCCCGGCGGGCCGGGGCTGGGCGTGGAGGTCGATCCCGACCAGCTCGCCCGCTACACCGTGCGGTCGCGCAGCGCGTGACCGGGTTGGAGACGTCCCGCCGGAGATCCGTGATGTGGAACGGCACCCTCTTCTTCAGAATCCTCGACGGCATCCTGGTGGTGTGCATCGCGGCGATGCTGGTCATGGTGTTCGGCAACGTCGTGCTGCGCGCCGTCTTCAACAGCGGCATCGACGTGTCGGAGGAGCTTCCGCGTTTCCTGTTCGTGTGGATGACCTTCATCGGCGCCGTGATCGGCTTCCGTGAAGGGTCGCACTTTGGCGTGGACGCCCTGGTCCGCCTGCTGCCGCGCGCCGGCAAGAAGGTCTGCTGGGCGATCAACCAGATCGTCATGCTGGTCTGCTGCGCGGTCATCGTCCAGGGCACGCTGCTCCAGCACGATCTGAACGCGACGAACCACGCCCCGGTGACCGGCCTGTCGATGATCTGGGTCTTCGGCGTCACCTACCTGACCGGCGGGGTGATCGGGCTGATGTGCATCCTGAACCTCGTCCGGCTGGCGCTCGGCAAGGTCGGCGACGACGAGCTGATCCAGGTCGAGGAGGAGGGCATGGGCGAGGTGGACCCGAACCGGCTGAAAGGCCCGCACACGCTGAAGGAAACGGCGCCGTGACCATCTTCATCTTCGTCGGCAGCCTGCTGGGCGCGATAGCGCTGGGGCTTCCCATCGCCTTCGCGCTGATCGTCTCCGGCCTCGCCCTGATGGCCTTCATGGGGATGCTCGACCCCCAGATCGTCGTGCAGAGCATGTGGGACGGCGCCAACAGCTTCCCGCTGCTGGCCGTGCCCTTCTTCATGCTGGCCGGCGAATTCATGAACGCCGGCGGCATGTCGCGGCGCATCATCGCCATGGCGATGGCCTGGGTCGGCCACCTGCGCGGCGGGCTGGGCTTCGTCGCGGTGTTCGCGGCGATCCTGATGGCCTCGCTGTCCGGCTCGGCGGTGGCGGACACGGCGGCGCTCGCCTCCATCCTGCTGCCGATGATGCGGCAGGCGGGCTACGACATCCACCGCTCCGGCGGACTGATCGCGGCCGGGGGCATCATCGCGCCGGTGATTCCGCCGTCGATCGGCATGATCCTGTACGGCGTCGCCGGGCAGGTCTCCATCACCAAGCTGTTCCTGGCCGGCATCGTGCCGGGAATCATGATGGGAGCGGCGCTTCTGGTCACCTGGTGGTGGCTGGCCCGCCGCGAGATCCTGAC from Azospirillum brasilense includes the following:
- a CDS encoding amino acid ABC transporter permease, translated to MGYEWQFAIILEYWPIFARGAITTLQITLLSSAIGLLIGLLVGVSRESSGIFVRSVTSVYVEMIRATPALVQIVWLYYCFPIIFGYQLSAMTSIIIALGIHSGAYVSEIVRAGINAVDTGQFLAAKSIGMNHFTALRRIILPQAGQKMIPPLINEFANLMKLTTLGSMIAVYELLQESNNLIATTYRPLEVYTFLAIFFFIITYPWIWLSQRLERRLKMRA
- a CDS encoding amino acid ABC transporter ATP-binding protein, whose product is MLRITNLGKSYGSARVLSGIDLDVQPHDVVAIIGPSGSGKSTLLKCINFLERYDEGEVRFGDELVGYVEANGQRRLATERQTNRLRAEMGMVFQNFNLFPHMTTLQNVIEGPIQVKGVARDEAVRHAEQLLAKVGLADKRDVRPTKLSGGQQQRAAIARALAMRPRLMLFDEPTSALDPELVGEVLTTMRELAAEGMTMVIVTHEMSFARDVASRVVFMEGGRIVEEGPPGKIFTNPDNARTRAFLARVLH
- a CDS encoding substrate-binding periplasmic protein, which produces MSAFRTLISSLVVGALVTFGAVKAQAAGEVEKIVRQGELKIGYIPSPPGTAKDPKTGELTGFYVDAARAIAEQMGVRPVFIETTWANFVAGLQAGQFDMSIGATFATVKRATVVDFTKPIFYLGSVAVVKNDEARFASLADMNKADVRIAVVQGTAAEDFVRRTIPNAKLTSLAGGNLTAGFMEVAAGRADASFEDLFTATRFTEQQPGVKMLFNDRPVNFLPIAWTVRKGNSELQSVLNVGLDNLLTSGQWDVIAAKYISGGRYVNEPALREFPKQAP
- a CDS encoding arginase family protein, with product MPQYPSWQDTLAGKTWRTTHFPRIKADMPTFLGVPYAIRDEDLAGADAVIIGAPFAAGWGTKYSGVDKAEWLAATVRVRQQSIRYRGGYVQDFDLDIFEHLKVVDYGDVDIPLEASYEGTVERILEAQEGVERKVKAALAAGAVPIVIGQNSPCASYAIGRPVAEHVKGPVGMISLDTHWDCWPYDWATMNDYVAGSTNWKDKLFRDCPSYAIRNLVEIGERGMLENPDIVRHYLRNGACFMPMWKIRTELGIQGVIDNLRHAYDGTAGVYAHFDMDVLGGAGPTEGDVLGELAEPIGMTDYEAIRIAHEVGKRGCDGLSFLCIPPGSAIMYRVIVYAVTYFLAGLAMRKAGQTGT
- a CDS encoding hydantoinase/carbamoylase family amidase, whose protein sequence is MLNVNGDAVLATLRTLAGFGAVGSGVCRPALSPADLAARRWLAGEMERIGLKATIDAVGNLYGAAPGAGRSVLIGSHSDSVPTGGWLDGTLGLAYGLEIARAWMEAHPGAPVGIDLIDFSDEEGRFLSCLGSRSFCGDLPGLPAGFAEEAASAGLDTTGMGTAPPLRLDPQRHRAFFEAHIEQGPRLEAAGLPIGVVTGIFGMRRYAVRFDGRADHAGTTPIALRRDAARLLYRFADACHHRFRQAGSTDSVWNLGKVSLQPGAVNVVVERGELLLEFRDLDPVALDGLSAALAMLVDEFDGQEGVRVSLEEAGRLAPVSLDPTLRGLVADAAAARGARSMPLPSGAIHDAMVLARSVPTTMLFVPSIGGRSHTPVEDTRAEDIVLGAHVLAQAVFACAESL
- a CDS encoding helix-turn-helix domain-containing protein, which encodes MQDEFLSENFGRRLHELRVARKMTLSSLAKSCDCSVALLSKIEKGKARPSLNTLHRIATALDTNIGNLLPTERAQPAIIVRNGDRPILSDGLLRGRDGVQLEALSVLAPGSSFQVNIHHVAVGGRSDGCITHPGEEFVYVLSGEIDLILGDETTRMGAGDAAFFASEIPHGYANPGTVPAAVLWLNSPPTF
- a CDS encoding TRAP transporter substrate-binding protein, translated to MNVEKLPIVLTVAVAALFAAVPSTAQTAERTMRLSAAVAQDHPFAAGVSALTACAADKSGGKMKIQSFWNAALGSDMQAVQLVRGGSLDMVVASTSPLASLVPAMGVFDLPFLFENEAEADRILDGAVGQQLSEKLQGVGLVNLAYWENGFRNLTNSRRPIQKWEDLGGTKIRVMQNPVFMDTFSTLGANAVPMAFSELFTALETRAVDGQENPYANIETGKFYEAQKYLSVTNHAYTPAVILYSKKIWDGLSSAERDILQSCAAVARTEERRVNREQSEKSLARLKDLGMQVNELSAEERKRMLQKVAPVYEKHAAAIGAETMTLLQSELGQLRKANP
- a CDS encoding mandelate racemase/muconate lactonizing enzyme family protein; this encodes MLIKKIDTFILKTPLNAKTFYSSQAAFPERNSLLVRITTDDGLVGWGEGGQYGPAEPPESCIIDVLAPRLIGRRADQPVRVFEDLYSFCRDFGQKGTYIEALSAIDIALWDLWGKSLNRPVHALMGGAFRDKVAAYGTGCYYPDYFRDTPRMMAALAEEAQRYREAGLPAIKIKIGLLPIVQDIERVALVRDVLGPDTLIMVDANHAYNTAGAIRIGRALERFDVRWFEEPVPPEDRQGYRRVRDSIDVPIAGGECEYTRFGFRELLAEGCIDIAQPDLCCAGGFTEWQKILALTTAHGVMTVPHIWGSGIALAAALQALATAPLVPYTALGVPLQNEPMVEFDRTHNPLRDDLLIDNFTLVDGCLAVPGGPGLGVEVDPDQLARYTVRSRSA
- a CDS encoding TRAP transporter small permease — translated: MWNGTLFFRILDGILVVCIAAMLVMVFGNVVLRAVFNSGIDVSEELPRFLFVWMTFIGAVIGFREGSHFGVDALVRLLPRAGKKVCWAINQIVMLVCCAVIVQGTLLQHDLNATNHAPVTGLSMIWVFGVTYLTGGVIGLMCILNLVRLALGKVGDDELIQVEEEGMGEVDPNRLKGPHTLKETAP